CATTCGCTTCGGCGAGCGGGACGTGACGCGCTTGCCTCCACGGGACCGAGACGTGGCGATGGTGTTTCAGTCCTACGCCTTGTACCCGCACCTCACGGTCCGCAAGAACCTGGCCTTCGGGCTAGAGCTCCGGAAGACGGCGCCGGCGGAGATCGACGAGCGCATTCGCGAGGTGAGCAGCATGTTGGGGCTCGAGCAGTTGCTCGACCGCTACCCACGGCAGCTTTCCGGAGGGCAGCGCCAGCGGGTGGCCATGGGTCGCGCCATCGTACGGCGCCCAGCGTTGTTTCTGTTCGACGAGCCGCTGTCCAACTTGGACGCCTCGTTGCGGGCGCAGGTGCGGGTGGACATCCGCAAGCTGCACGATCGTCTGGGTGCCACCAGCGTGTACGTCACCCACGATCAAGTGGAGGCGATGACCCTGGCGGACGTGCTGTTCGTATTGAACAACGGCTTGGTGGAGCAAGCGGGCGCGCCCCTGGAGGTGTACGAGCGCCCGGCGACGCGGTTCGTGGCGGCGTTCCTGGGCAGCCCGGCGATGAACTTCCTGGATGCCGAGCTGTCGACGGACGGGGCCGAGTGCACCGTCACCGCGCCCGGAGTTTCCCTCCACTTGCCCAAGCCGCGCGAGGCCGTGCGCGGGCCCGTGGTGCTCGGGATCCGCCCCCATGACGTGTCCGTCGGGGAAGCCGGTGCTCCCATCGTTGGAACGGTGGAGGTGTTGGAGGCGCTGGGCACCGAGTCTTTCGCCCACTGCCGAGTGGGGGATGAGCCTTTCGTGGCGCGCCTGGAGGGGAGCCAACGCCCGGCTCGGGGGACGGAGCTGTCACTGACGGTCAATCCAGAGCATGTGCATCTTTTCAGCACCGACAGCGGCCGTGCCCTGGGCGTGGGTTGATTGCTACGGTTTCGTGGATGGCACTCACGGGTTCTTGGGCGCTGGTGACGGGGGCTTCGTCCGGCATTGGAGAGGCATTGGCTCGCCAGCTCGCCGAAAAGGGCGCGAACGTCGTGCTCACCGCTCGTTCGCGAGACAAGCTCTCGAAGTTGGCGGATGAGCTGTCGGCGCGAGATGGCGTCCAAACCCAGGTGGTGGTCGGCGATCTCGCTCGCCCCGGCGGGGCGGAAGAGCTGCTCCGGGACGTGGCGTCGCTGGGCGTGGAGCTGGACCACCTGGTGAACAATGCCGGCTTCGGCTCCGCCGGACCATTCGTGGAGCGCGGGCGGCACGCGGAGATGGTGCGGTTGAACTGCGAGGCGCTGGTGGCGCTGACCCA
The window above is part of the Polyangiaceae bacterium genome. Proteins encoded here:
- the ugpC gene encoding sn-glycerol-3-phosphate ABC transporter ATP-binding protein UgpC, which gives rise to MARVTLQNIEKRFGQTHVLKGVDIEVPEGGFAVLVGPSGCGKSTLLRVIAGLEDCDSGRIRFGERDVTRLPPRDRDVAMVFQSYALYPHLTVRKNLAFGLELRKTAPAEIDERIREVSSMLGLEQLLDRYPRQLSGGQRQRVAMGRAIVRRPALFLFDEPLSNLDASLRAQVRVDIRKLHDRLGATSVYVTHDQVEAMTLADVLFVLNNGLVEQAGAPLEVYERPATRFVAAFLGSPAMNFLDAELSTDGAECTVTAPGVSLHLPKPREAVRGPVVLGIRPHDVSVGEAGAPIVGTVEVLEALGTESFAHCRVGDEPFVARLEGSQRPARGTELSLTVNPEHVHLFSTDSGRALGVG